In the Caldivirga sp. genome, CCTAAGGGACCCATACCACCTCAGTATGATTAGCCTCTGCTGAGCCATAAAAGGACCCTTAACGAACCTCCACTAATTCAACCTTCCTAAGCCTACCAATAGTCCTATGCATCACGTAACCGCATTGCCTGCAGGTTAACTTAAGGGTAACCTTCTTGGTAACCTTATAGAACGTCTTCTGCTTAGGCTTCCTTGATGAACCATAACCCAGTAACTTCCTCTCATACCTCCTCTGACCCTCTGAGAGGGTCCTCCTCTTACCTGTAGTGTATTGTGTAACCGTATGCTCCGTGTACGTCTTGCATCTTGGGCAATACGTCCTAATGACTCTAGGTATCTTCATGCTAATAGGTGGGTTCACAGGCCATTTTAAACTTTTCCAGGGCCTAATGATTCAAGAATCCTCCTCCTGGTTTCCTCACTTACGTTTAATTGGCCTAGGGCCACTTTAAGCATAAGCCTATACCTCCACATTCTATCATCCGGCGAGTACTTGGGTGGGTGGGGGGTTGTTAATTGACCACCGCAGTAGGGGCACTTATCCTTCCTTAAAGTGTACCTACCGCACCTGGTGCACTTCATGATCACTGACCTAACCATTATTAACCCCTTCACTGGCTCCTTGAGACTGAGGCCTCACCGCCATTAGCCTTAGCTTCATTAATGAGTAGGCTACTTATCTTCTCGAAGGCCTCCTCAACATGCCTTGGATTATTCCCAGTAACCTCAATCCTGTACCTTGGTGGACCTATGACGTATATTTTAGCCTCAACGCCCAGTTTCCTAGCTTCCTCAACTGCGTTATCGAGGATTTTCCTAATGTACTCAATTCCATTGGGCCTTAGGTTTATCATCCTTAACACACCCACTATCGTTACCTTAGGTCTTTCAATCCTCTCATTAGCCACCTTAACTATCTCATCAATTAACTCCCTCCTAATACCCAACTTAACGAGGGGGTCAACATTACCCTTAGCCGCATCCTCAAAGGCTGAGTATAAGTCACCGTAGTACTCCATGATGCTCCACCCAGCCTCCTCCATTAGCTTACCCACGCTTACACCCATCTTCTGGGCTATTATCTCCATTAGCTTAATAGCCTTTAGGTTCCTCTTCCACGTATTGAACTTCCTCTCCCTCTCCTCATCCCTAACCCTCCTTAATGATAAGTCTATTAAGCCCCTTCTTGGGTCAACCCTTATAACCTTGAAGACCGCCTTAGACCCCACCTTCAAGTAATCCCTAATGTTCCTGAACCAGGATTGAAGAACCTCATTAATTGGTACGTAAGCCTCCACTCCCCCATACTCATCAAGGGTTATGTAGGCTCCATGCTCCTCAATACTCTTAACAGTACCAACCACCAACTCACCAACTTCAGGGTACTGCCTCCTATATAACCTAACCATGGGTATCTGAGCGCTCTTTTTACCAGCACTACTCATATGCAGCTCAACAATAGCCTATTTAAAAAACTAAGGGTAATAAACCATGTAGATTAAGTCGGCTTTAAGCGTTGGTGAACTGTAAGTTAAGTTAAACCCCCTCCTTAATTTAGGGGGGAGTAGGTGTATGAAGATTTCCCTAAGCCTAGGTGGATTACTGAGCAGTAATGCGGCGTTAGCCACTATTGATGCACGCTCTAATTCACTTATCTTATTCATGAACCTTGAATCATCAATATGAGGCACTATAATTAACCTACGCCTCAGTAATCCGCTAATACTGTTCAATTCGCTTAATGGTACTATAAGCCTCACATTATTCTTAACCAGGAATGAGACTAATTCAGGGTAATTATGGAGCTCCCCTGCTTGACCCTTGGGAAGCATAATAGCCTTAACGCACTCACCCTCATTAATTAAGTTAAATATGAATTGAGGCATTAACACAACTAAGTACTCTCGCCCATCACCACACTGAACGTTAATAGGTGACCCAAGGGTTAGGTTAATGATGGCCATAACTTATTATTAATGATCACGGTAATAAAGGTTTCCAACAGATGCAAAGGGGCGGGTTTACCGGGCGGGGCTATCCCCATAGTGCACTAGGCCTAATAAGCCTTTCCACTTGTTGAATTACTCCGCAAGTGCATGCGTAGGGACTGTTAATTAACCCTACTATTCCTGCGCCTACCTGCTCGTTCCTTTAACTTAAGCCACCATTTCGCTAAAACATCTCTATAATCCATGATTACTATTGGGGCTAGCATGACTATTAGGGCTACGGCCATTTTAATATACAAATGCTCCTTCAGTAAGGTTGGCACCATAGAAACCCTGGTTCACAGGTAGTAAATTAATTTTATTGAAAATTAACTTAAGATTAAACCGTTAATAAAGCCCCCACCAGGGCTACTGTACCAACAATCACTATGAAGACACCGACTATTATGATAACTACGTCTACGGCTATGTTCCAGTACTTCCCTTGGTGAAGTTCAAGTAGTAGTGTCCTTAACCCATTCATTGCATGGTATGTAGCGGCGTAGAGTAGTATGAATATTGCAATCATGTATCCTATATTCATTAATTGCTCATAGACGCCATGGGGCCCAGCCCACTCTATTGACGCCTCGTAACTAGGCCACCTGAAGGCTAAATGTATACCAACAACCACGACTAGTATTAGCCCAGTTATGTAGTGCCACTTCATTAAGGTTGACTTAGCCACCATGCCCATCACCCTATGAACGCTACGTATGACGCTAAGGCTATGAAAATCACCACAACGATTATGATTAAGTACTTGTAGATTACCTGAGGCTTCTTCATTGGTGACGGTACCATTGGGTATGTACGCCTTTCAGGCTTAGGTAACCCCAATCCGAAGTACTGCATTAGTATTAACCTAACACCGTTAGCTCCATGAATGGCCACTAGTAGCGCCACAAGGTACTCTATTATTGCACCGAAGTGTACATTACCTATTACCTGAGGCCCCTCAATTAATCCTATAATCCTCTCCCAGGTTAATGGTGTTGGATGACCAAAGTTTAGTGCCGTTGATATAACTAACGTATGCCCTATTAAGTATAATGCCAGTAAGGCGCCACTAACCTTCTGGAATATTAGTAACCATTCATCAAGCCCCTTAAACCATAGGGACCATTTGGGTGGATTCCTCTTAGTGGATAGTTTCTCAGCCACTTAGGTCACCTGGCTGGTGGTTTACCGGTTAATAATGATTTCTTCAATAGGTTTATTGCGAGCGCTGGGTCAACACCCTTGGGGCAAACCTTACTGCACGTTCCACTGTAGTGGCATGACCAAACTCCATTATCTGAATCAACTATCTTAAGCCTAAGCACGTAACCCTCATCCCTATTATCGGCACTCCACCTGTATGCAGCCGCCAATGCCTGGGGCCCGAGGTAATTCTTGTTTAGGAAGACCATGGGGCATGCGGCGTAGCATGCACCACACTTAATGCAGTATGAGAATTCAAGGTAATTCAATAATTGCTCCTCGGTTTGAGGATAGTAGGTGTCTAATTGCTCAAACTGCTCCTTCTCATCCTTCCTAATTAACCATGGATCCACTGCCTTATGCTTCTCGAAGAAGTCATCCATATCAGTAACAAGGTCCTTAATGGGCTTAAGGTTGCTTAACGGCTCCACTGTTATTACATCAGTACCTAATTCAAATGGCTTAGTCTCGCAGGCTAACCGTGGAGTACCATTAATTATCATTGCACAGGAACCGCATGTACCCATCCTACAACTATACCTAACGGCTAAGGTTGCATCCTGGGTTGCCTTAATCTTAAGTAATGCGTCAAGAACCGTTTGCCTATTAGTAACTTCAACCTTATACTCACTTAACCTATAACCACCAGTCTTAGGGTCATAGCGCTTAACTTTAAATGTGAAAGTCCTCCTCTTTATCTCAACTTTAATGTCGGCCTTAGCTGAGGACATATAATTGATCAGGTATGGATTAGTAACTGATTTTTAAAGCTTATCGACTGCTTAACATTTGAATATACTACTATGTAATGTATGGAACTTTATATACATAACTCTTTTCATACATTAAACTAATCATATTAAAACATGCTAAATAAAATACTGATTAAGGAGCAATACTCATGACCTTAAGCACTTCAGTTAAATGTTGTGGCAAATAATAAGTGCGTTTAATCGCATTACGACAAGATTAATCATTTAATGAACAGGAAGGATTAATTAACCATCATTACTGGTGGGTAAAACTATGTCTGAGAACGTGGTATATCTCCTTAATGGGCTAGGATCATGTATGCTGCCTTGCGGAGGCATAATACGGCTGAATCCGATGAACATAGATGAAGCTAAAAGCATGGTGCAGAATAAGAAAGTAGTTAGTTATGTTGAAAGGCAGGATACTGCTCAAGCACTCTCAACACTGCTTGGCATTAATGTACCCATTAACAGTGGTCAATTAATAGCGAATGATATAAGCATGGGTATTCTACTACACATTAATGGGCAAGTGGATGAGAATCAGTTGAATAAACCTGATGAGCTACTGAAGCTTATTGATAAGGGAGTTATTAAATTATATAGGGTTCTCATAGACCCATACCCATGTTAATACGCTTAAACGCCCAATGTAAATTAAAATACTTAATCCTTTTCCCATGAACCCTAGCTTCAAGTTAATTAAACATTTCACGCTACTTTAATTAATAGGAAACCATTAAGCCTTCATATTTTATAACTAAACAAGTATTATTAAGAAGTCTTTAAGGAGTGGGACACTGTATGAGCATGAAAAAGGTAGTTATCGTAACTGGGGCTGCCCGTGGAATTGGTAATGCAACTGCAAGACTCTTCGCGGAGGAGGGTTATAGTGTGGTTGCGCTAGATGTTATTGAGGGTGAGGTAGATAAGTCTGCAGTAGATTTCATTAAATGTGATGTATCAAGGGAGGAGGAAGTCATGAATGCGGTGAATTATACGGTTAACAAGTACGGTAAGATCGACGTGTTAGTGAATAATGCTGGTGTACTGCTTGTTAAACCAATAGAGGAAATCACTTGGGATGAATTCATGAGGGTCGTGAGTATTAATCTCGGCGGAACATTCTTAATGATAAAGCATGTTGCCCCAATCATGAAGAGAAACAAAAGTGGCGTGATAGTTAATGTAGCATCAATATCAGGGCATGTTGGGCAAGTATGGCACTCAATCTATAGTGCAACTAAGGGGGCTATAATAGCCTTAACAAGGGCACTTGCATGGGAACTAGCCCCATATAACATAAGGGTGGTATCAATTAGTCCAGGTAATGTTGATACTGAAATGATGAGGAAAGATATTAATGTTGAAGCGCAGAGACTAGGCTTAAGCTATGATGAGACTAGAAGAAGGAGAGACCAGGATCAAGCGTTAGGTAGGGTGGCTATTCCAAGGGAGATAGCTGAGGTAATATACTTTCTAGCCAGTGAAAAAGCATCATTCATAACGGGAACAGATACATTAGTTGATGGTGGTTTAACAGCTAGGTAAATCAATAGTTAAGGCCGCATGAAATAAGTTAAAATACGCAGACTATTATCATCTTTAACCATAAGAATTCAGCTTTCATTGTAGCTGGTAGTCGCTTCGCCTCATTACCCCTTAATTAACAGTATTAAGATTAATAAGCCACACTACATTAAAGAATAGAAACAATTAAACGACGAATAGTTACGCAAATTAAAGCTACTGGTGAATAGAAGCAATGACCAGTGTAATCCTTTTAAAGCTCTGGTTCGATATCGAATTAGATGCTGAATGAAAAAGCAATGAACGCATTATTAAGCGTGTTTAAAATTAACAGTAGCACATTAATTGATGCAATAAGTGGTTACAGTCATGTTGATGAGTTGCTAAGAATGAGACTCAGGGGCAAGAGGTTATGGGGTACATTATCACCTGAGAAGAGACCAATACTCTACGTATTAATCAAACTTCTCAAACCTAAAATAGCCGTAGAGACGGGCGTGGGGGCGGGCGTATCTACTACGGTTATCTTAAGTGCCCTCAATGAGCTAAATGATGGTTTCCTCTACTCTATTGAAGTGAGTAGGTACTATGATGAAAACAAGCCGGTGGGTTTCATTATTCCTGAAGAACTAAAGGGTAGGTGGGTACTCCTAATAGGTAGTTCAAGGGAACTGCTTGAGAAAACGTTGACTCGATTGGGTAGTCTTCAATTCTTCCTACACGATAGTGACCATAGTTACGATAATGTGTTATTTGAGCTTGAAACGGTCTGGAGGTTCATGGAGCGTGGGGTCATATTGATTGATAACTACAGGTTCAGTAATGCTGCAGTATTGTTCGCCAAGAAGGTTAAGGTGCCTTTAC is a window encoding:
- a CDS encoding class I SAM-dependent methyltransferase; this encodes MLNEKAMNALLSVFKINSSTLIDAISGYSHVDELLRMRLRGKRLWGTLSPEKRPILYVLIKLLKPKIAVETGVGAGVSTTVILSALNELNDGFLYSIEVSRYYDENKPVGFIIPEELKGRWVLLIGSSRELLEKTLTRLGSLQFFLHDSDHSYDNVLFELETVWRFMERGVILIDNYRFSNAAVLFAKKVKVPLLELSSEAGGLAMMLKA
- a CDS encoding succinate dehydrogenase; protein product: MAEKLSTKRNPPKWSLWFKGLDEWLLIFQKVSGALLALYLIGHTLVISTALNFGHPTPLTWERIIGLIEGPQVIGNVHFGAIIEYLVALLVAIHGANGVRLILMQYFGLGLPKPERRTYPMVPSPMKKPQVIYKYLIIIVVVIFIALASYVAFIG
- a CDS encoding 50S ribosomal protein L44e, whose protein sequence is MKIPRVIRTYCPRCKTYTEHTVTQYTTGKRRTLSEGQRRYERKLLGYGSSRKPKQKTFYKVTKKVTLKLTCRQCGYVMHRTIGRLRKVELVEVR
- a CDS encoding succinate dehydrogenase iron-sulfur subunit is translated as MSSAKADIKVEIKRRTFTFKVKRYDPKTGGYRLSEYKVEVTNRQTVLDALLKIKATQDATLAVRYSCRMGTCGSCAMIINGTPRLACETKPFELGTDVITVEPLSNLKPIKDLVTDMDDFFEKHKAVDPWLIRKDEKEQFEQLDTYYPQTEEQLLNYLEFSYCIKCGACYAACPMVFLNKNYLGPQALAAAYRWSADNRDEGYVLRLKIVDSDNGVWSCHYSGTCSKVCPKGVDPALAINLLKKSLLTGKPPAR
- a CDS encoding RNA-protein complex protein Nop10 — encoded protein: MVRSVIMKCTRCGRYTLRKDKCPYCGGQLTTPHPPKYSPDDRMWRYRLMLKVALGQLNVSEETRRRILESLGPGKV
- a CDS encoding DUF1874 domain-containing protein, producing the protein MSENVVYLLNGLGSCMLPCGGIIRLNPMNIDEAKSMVQNKKVVSYVERQDTAQALSTLLGINVPINSGQLIANDISMGILLHINGQVDENQLNKPDELLKLIDKGVIKLYRVLIDPYPC
- a CDS encoding translation initiation factor IF-2 subunit alpha, which produces MSSAGKKSAQIPMVRLYRRQYPEVGELVVGTVKSIEEHGAYITLDEYGGVEAYVPINEVLQSWFRNIRDYLKVGSKAVFKVIRVDPRRGLIDLSLRRVRDEERERKFNTWKRNLKAIKLMEIIAQKMGVSVGKLMEEAGWSIMEYYGDLYSAFEDAAKGNVDPLVKLGIRRELIDEIVKVANERIERPKVTIVGVLRMINLRPNGIEYIRKILDNAVEEARKLGVEAKIYVIGPPRYRIEVTGNNPRHVEEAFEKISSLLINEAKANGGEASVSRSQ
- a CDS encoding SDR family NAD(P)-dependent oxidoreductase codes for the protein MSMKKVVIVTGAARGIGNATARLFAEEGYSVVALDVIEGEVDKSAVDFIKCDVSREEEVMNAVNYTVNKYGKIDVLVNNAGVLLVKPIEEITWDEFMRVVSINLGGTFLMIKHVAPIMKRNKSGVIVNVASISGHVGQVWHSIYSATKGAIIALTRALAWELAPYNIRVVSISPGNVDTEMMRKDINVEAQRLGLSYDETRRRRDQDQALGRVAIPREIAEVIYFLASEKASFITGTDTLVDGGLTAR